Proteins encoded by one window of Sorex araneus isolate mSorAra2 chromosome 3, mSorAra2.pri, whole genome shotgun sequence:
- the GPATCH8 gene encoding G patch domain-containing protein 8 isoform X2 codes for MGMGRMEMELDYAEDATERRRVLEVEKEDTEELRQKYKDYVDKEKAIAKALEDLRANFYCELCDKQYQKHQEFDNHINSYDHAHKQRLKDLKQREFARNVSSRSRKDEKKQEKALRRLHELAEQRKQAECAPGSGPMFRPTTVAVDEEGGEDDKDESATNSGTGAAATCGLGSEFSTDKGGPFTAVQVTNTPGLAPAPGLASQGISFGIKNNQGTPLQKLGVSFSFAKKAPVKLESIASVFKDHAEEGTSEDGTKADEKGSDQGVQKVGDSDGSSNLDGKKEDEDPQDGGSLASTLSKLKKMKREEGAGATEPEYYHYIPPAHCKVKPNFPFLLFMRASEQMEGDNGTHPKSAPESKKSSSPKPKGCGKVAPSQGAEKAVSEAAEQQAEASVAEPSGPGSKGEPESAEQVHEHSLESQTQKAPETPVCDSDPSKEAPQATSAGKESQEGPKHPTGPFFPVLSKDESTALQWPSELLIFTKAEPSISYSCNPLYFDFKLSRNKDNRAKGTEKPRDVGSCSKDHLQGLDADPGEPNTSKEGGENVEHSSGGKVDAPASASACSIPRKEEPGGSHGSETEDTGKSLPGKKERSGKSHRHKKKKKHKKSSKHKRKHKADPEEKSSKAESGEKSKKRKKRKRKKNKSSAPADSERGPKPEPPGSGSPAPPRRRRRAQDDSQRRSLPADDGSSGKKEEGGGGSSQGHGGRKHKGEPPASSCQRRVSTRRGSRSSRRSRPSSGDEDSDEASLHQKSPSQYSEEEEEEDSGSEQSRSRSRSARRHPSHRSSRRSYSSSSDASSDQSCYSREHSYSDDSYSDYSDRSRRHSKRSHDSDDSDYASSKHRSKRHKYSSSEDDYSLSCSQSRSRSRSHTRERSRSRGRSRSSSCSRSRSKRRSRSTTAHSWQRGRSYSRDRSRSTRSPSQRSGSRKGSWGHESPEERRSGRRDFIRSKIYRSQSPHYFRSGRGEGSGKKEDLRGDDGKGTILPAQNNIGAGRALEGDCSPEDKNSITAKLLLEKIQSRKVERKSSVSEEVLATPGKAGLKLKDPPQGYFGPKLPPSLGSKPVLPLIGKLPATRKPSTKKCEESGLERAEEQDQSETEEGLPGNSEPPFGHQFPSEETVGPLSDPPPEEPKPEDATAEHPVAPLGTPVHSDCYSGDPVISHNYLPDPSDGDTLESLDSGSQPGPVESSLLPLAPDLEHFPGYAPPSGEPSIESADGAEDASLAPLESQPITFTPEEMEKYSKLQQAAQQHIQQQLLAKQVKVFPASAALAPAAPALPPLHIQQPATASATSITTVQHAILQHHAAAAAAAIGIHPHPHPQPLAQVHHIPQPHLTPISLSHLTHSIIPGHPATFLASHPIHIIPASAIHPGPFTFHPVPHAALYPTLLAPRPAAAAATALHLHPLLHPIFSGQDLQHPPSHGT; via the exons AGATTGAAAGATCTCAAGCAGAGAGAGTTTGCTCGAAATGTTTCATCAAGATCCCGTAAAGAtgagaagaaacaggaaaaagcCCTTCGACGACTTCATGAGTTGGCAGAGCAAAGAAAACAAGCTGAATG TGCACCAGGAAGTGGGCCCATGTTCAGACCAACAACAGTGGCTGTAGATGAAGAAGGTGGAGAAGATGATAAAGATGAATCAGCTACGAACAGTGGTACAGGTGCCGCTGCCACTTGTGGTCTGGGATCTGAATTCTCCACAGATAAAGGAGGCCCTTTCACAGCAGTACAAGTCACTAATACCCCAGGACTGGCACCGGCTCCTGGCTTAGCCTCCCAGGGTATCAGCTTTGGCATTAAGAATAATCAAGGAACACCGCTGCAAAAGTTGGGAGTGTCATTTTCCTTTGCCAAGAAGGCGCCCGTCAAACTTGAATCAATAGCATCAGTTTTCAAAGACCATGCAGAGGAAGGAACCTCTGAAGATGGAACAAAAGCCGATGAGAAAGGTTCTGATCAAGGAGTGCAGAAGGTAGGAGATTCTGATGGAAGCAGTAATCTTGATGGAAAAAAAGAGGATGAAGATCCTCAGGATGGAGGGTCCCTTGCCTCAACATtatctaagttaaaaaaaatgaagcgAGAAGAAGGAGCTGGAGCTACAGAGCCAGAGTATTACCACTACATCCCTCCAGCTCACTGCAAGGTGAAGCCTAATTTCCCCTTCCTGCTTTTTATGAGAGCTAGCGAACAGATGGAAGGTGATAATGGTACACATCCAAAGAGTGCCCCAGAGAGCAAGAAAAGCAGTTCTCCCAAACCTAAAGGCTGCGGCAAGGTGGCCCCGAGCCAAGGAGCAGAGAAGGCGGTTAGTGAGGCCGCTGAGCAGCAGGCAGAAGCCAGTGTGGCTGAGCCTTCAGGGCCGGGGAGCAAAGGTGAGCCAGAGTCAGCAGAGCAGGTGCACGAGCACAGTTTGGAGAGTCAGACTCAGAAGGCTCCAGAAACCCCGGTGTGTGACTCAGACCCTTCTAAAGAAGCCCCTCAGGCCACCTCAGCAGGGAAAGAAAGCCAGGAGGGACCCAAACATCCCACCGGCCCCTTCTTCCCAGTTTTGAGCAAAGATGAAAGCACTGCCCTCCAGTGGCCGTCGGAACTGTTGATTTTCACCAAGGCAGAACCCTCCATTTCATACAGTTGTAACCCGTTGTATTTTGACTTTAAACTTTCAAGAAACAAAGATAACAGAGCAAAAGGGACAGAAAAGCCAAGAGATGTAGGCAGCTGTTCAAAGGACCATCTCCAAGGCCTTGACGCTGACCCTGGTGAGCCAAATACCAGCAAGGAGGGCGGCGAGAATGTGGAACACAGCTCAGGAGGCAAAGTGGATGCACCTGCTTCAGCATCTGCCTGTAGCATCCCGAGGAAGGAGGAGCCTGGGGGCAGCCACGGGTCCGAGACAGAGGACACCGGGAAAAGCCTTCCTGGCAAGAAGGAACGATCCGGCAAGTCTCAccgacacaaaaagaaaaagaaacacaaaaaatcCAGCAAACACAAACGGAaacacaaggctgacccagagGAGAAAAGTTCGAAGGCAGAGTCTGGGGAGAAGTCTAAGAAGCGCAAAAAAAGAAAACGGAAGAAGAATAAGTCATCAGCCCCTGCAGATTCCGAACGGGGACCCAAACCAGAACCTCCTGGAAGTGGTAGCCCCGCACCCCCAAGGCGACGGCGAAGGGCCCAGGATGATTCGCAGCGGAGATCCCTCCCCGCTGACGACGGGAGCAGCGgcaagaaggaggaggggggtgggggcagctcgCAGGGTCACGGCGGGAGGAAGCACAAGGGTGAGCCTCCAGCTTCGTCCTGCCAGCGGAGAGTGAGCACCAGACGCGGCAGCAGATCCAGCCGCCGGAGTCGCCCGAGCAGTGGGGATGAGGATAGCGATGAGGCTTCCCTGCACCAGAAGTCTCCGTCCCAGTacagtgaggaagaggaggaggaagactcgGGGAGTGAGCAGTCCCGCAGCCGCTCCCGCTCTGCGCGGCGGCACCCCTCACACCGGTCCTCCCGGCGCTCCTACTCCAGCAGCTCCGACGCCTCCTCAGACCAGAGCTGCTACAGTAGAGAGCACAGCTACTcagatgacagttacagtgactaCAGCGACCGCTCACGGAGACACTCCAAGCGCTCCCATGATTCGGATGACTCCGACTACGCCAGCTCCAAGCACCGGTCCAAACGGCACAAATACTCGTCGTCCGAGGATGACTATAGCCTCAGTTGCAGTCAGTCCCGAAGCCGGTCTCGCAGCCACACCAGGGAGCGTTCAAGGTCCAGGGGCCGAAGCCGCAGCAGCAGCTGCAGTCGCAGCCGGAGCAAGCGGAGGAGTCGCAGCACCACTGCGCACAGCTGGCAGCGAGGCAGGAGCTACAGCAGGGACCGCAGCCGCAGCACCAGGAGTCCTTCCCAGAGGTCAGGCTCCAGAAAGGGGTCGTGGGGTCATGAGAGCCCCGAGGAGAGGCGTTCGGGTCGACGTGACTTCATCCGCTCGAAAATTTACCGTTCCCAGTCTCCCCACTACTTCCGATCAGGCCggggagaaggttctggaaagaaAGAAGATCTCAGAGGAGACGATGGTAAAGGGACCATCCTCCCCGCTCAGAACAACATTGGCGCAGGAAGGGCATTAGAAGGGGATTGCAGCCCTGAAGACAAGAACTCCATTACCGCCAAACTGCTGCTGGAGAAGATCCAGTCAAGGAAGGTAGAAAGGAAATCCAGCGTGAGTGAGGAGGTGCTGGCCACCCCTGGCAAAGCTGGGCTTAAGCTCAAGGACCCCCCACAAGGTTACTTTGGGCCCAAGCTCCCCCCTTCTCTCGGCAGTAAGCCTGTCCTGCCACTGATAGGGAAGCTGCCAGCTACCCGGAAGCCCAGcaccaagaaatgtgaagagtCTGGCCTGGAGAGGGCGGAAGAGCAGGACCAGTCGGAGACGGAGGAAGGGCTGCCAGGGAACAGCGAGCCCCCGTTTGGCCATCAGTTCCCCTCAGAGGAAACAGTTGGCCCCTTATCAGACCCACCCCCAGAAGAGCCAAAGCCTGAAGACGCTACTGCTGAGCATCCTGTGGCTCCCCTTGGCACCCCCGTGCACTCTGACTGCTATTCTGGGGACCCAGTTATCTCCCATAACTACCTCCCTGACCCCAGTGACGGGGACACCCTGGAGTCCTTGGATAGTGGTAGTCAGCCGGGACCTGTGGAATCCAGCTTGCTGCCCCTCGCCCCAGACCTCGAACACTTCCCTGGTTACGCACCTCCCAGTGGGGAGCCGAGTATTGAGTCGGCGGACGGGGCCGAGGACGCGTCCCTGGCGCCCCTGGAGAGCCAGCCCATCACCTTCACTCCCGAGGAGATGGAGAAGTACAGCAAGCTGCAGCAGGCCGCGCAGCAGCACATCCAGCAGCAGCTCCTGGCCAAGCAGGTGAAGGTCTTCCCGGCCTCCGCCGCCCTGGCCCCGGCAGCCCCGGCCCTGCCGCCCCTCCACATTCAGCAGCCAGCCACCGCCTCCGCCACCTCCATCACGACGGTGCAGCATGCCATCCTGCAGCACcacgcggccgccgccgccgccgccatcggcatccacccccaccctcatccccagcCGCTCGCCCAAGTGCATCACATCCCCCAGCCGCACCtgacccccatctccctgtcccaCCTCACCCACTCCATCATCCCCGGCCACCCTGCCACCTTCCTGGCGAGCCATCCGATCCACATCATTCCCGCCTCCGCCATCCACCCGGGGCCCTTCACCTTCCACCCCGTGCCACATGCCGCGCTCTACCCAACTCTCCTGGCCCCGCGGCCCGCTGCAGCAGCTGCCACTGCTCTCCACCTTCACCCTCTGCTCCACCCCATCTTCTCAGGTCAGGACCTGCAGCACCCCCCTAGCCATGGCACATGA
- the ITGA2B gene encoding integrin alpha-IIb translates to MARTLSPLQTPWLLACLQLLLGLRVTPPAWALNLDAGRLTIYTGPNGSHFGFALDFNKDSHGRVTIVVGAPRTLGRNQEEMGGVFLCPWRAEGDQCTSLHFDLNDETRKVGSQTFQTFKAQQGLGATIASWRDNVVACAPWQHWNVLDGADEAEKTPVGGCFVAQLWNSSRAEYSPCRANTMSRVYVKNEFNGDKRYCEAGFSAVVTQAGELVLGAPGGYFFLGLLTRVPIAKVVSSYRPGTLLWHVPNQRFTYDSSNPEHFDSYRGYSVAVGEFDGDPSTTEYVFGAPTWSWTRGAVEIFSMHYQSLYQLRGEQMASYFGHSVAVTDVNGDGRDDLLVGAPLYMESRAGRKLAEVGRVYLFLQSRGTQALGAPSLLLTGTQLYGRFGSAIAPLGDLNRDGYNDVAVGAPYGGLSGRGQVLVYLGGSEGLSSRPSQVLDSPFPTGSAFGFSLRGAVDIDDNGYPDLLVGAYGDSKVAVYRAQPVVTAALQLLVQDSLNPAVKNCVLSQTNTPVSCFNVQLCVSISGHNMPPKLRLDAELQLDRQKPRQGRRALLLDSQQAGTTLGLNLGRADSHVCHSVTAFLRDEADFRDKLSPIVLSFNVSLHPEKDGRAPALVLHGDTHVQEQTQIILDCGDDDVCVPQLEVTANVTTGSPLLIGADNVLELQLQAANKGEGAYEAELAVHLPPGAHYMRALSNMKGSERLICNQKKENETKVVLCELGNPMRKNAQVGIMMLVSVGHLEEAGEHVSFRLQIRSKNSQNPKSAVELLEVPVRAGARLELRGNSFPASLVVAAEEGSRDNSSDSWGPKVEHTYELYNNGPGSVSGLQLELQLPGQSGPSDLLYILNVQPHGGLQCSPQPSPNPLKLDWRLPTPSPSPVPSAHHKRERRSLLQAKQPSKLQDPALVSCDSVAPCTVVQCELQEMARGQRVMVTVLALLWLPSFRQKPLEQFVLQSRAWFNVSSLPYAVPALSLPSGEARVETQLLRVLEERDVPIWWVLVGGLGGLLLLTLLILAMWKLGFFKRNRPPLEEDDDDEE, encoded by the exons atggcCAGAACTTTGAGTCCCCTTCAGACCCCCTGGCTTCTGGCGTGCTTGCAGCTGCTCTTGGGACTCAGAGTAACGCCTCCAGCCTGGGCCTTGAACCTGGATGCAGGACGACTTACCATCTATACAGGCCCCAATGGCAGCCACTTTGGGTTTGCACTGGACTTCAACAAGGACAGCCATGGGCG TGTGACCATAGTGGTGGGTGCCCCGAGGACCTTGGGCCGCAACCAGGAGGAGATGGGTGGCGTGTTCCTGTGCCCTTGGAGGGCAGAGGGCGACCAGTGCACCTCGCTACACTTCGACCTAA ATGATGAGACCCGGAAAGTCGGCTCCCAAACTTTCCAAACCTTCAAGGCCCAGCAAGGACTGGGGGCGACGATCGCCAGCTGGAGAGACAACGTTGTG GCCTGCGCTCCCTGGCAGCACTGGAACGTACTAGACGGGGCCGACGAAGCCGAGAAGACGCCCGTGGGAGGCTGCTTCGTGGCGCAGCTCTGGAACAGCAGCCGCGCTGAGTACTCGCCCTGTCGAGCCAACACCATGAGCCGGGTTTACGTGAAAAACGAATTCA ACGGAGACAAGCGCTACTGCGAAGCCGGCTTCAGCGCGGTGGTCACTCAG GCTGGAGAGTTGGTGCTCGGGGCCCCCGGCGGTTATTTTTTCTTAG GTCTTCTGACGCGTGTCCCAATTGCCAAAGTCGTCTCGAGTTACCGCCCGGGCACCCTGTTATGGCACGTGCCCAATCAACGTTTCACCTACGACTCCAGCAACCCGGAGCACTTCGACAGCTACCGGG GGTACTCGGTGGCCGTCGGCGAGTTTGACGGGGATCCCAGCACTACAG AGTATGTCTTCGGCGCCCCCACCTGGAGCTGGACGCGGGGAGCG GTGGAGATTTTCAGCATGCACTACCAGTCTCTGTACCAGCTGCGTGGAGAGCAG ATGGCTTCGTATTTCGGACACTCGGTGGCTGTCACTGATGTCAACGGGGACGG GAGGGACGACCTGCTGGTGGGCGCGCCCCTGTACATGGAGAGCCGCGCTGGCCGCAAGCTGGCCGAGGTGGGGCGCGTGTACTTGTTCCTGCAGTCTCGGGGTACCCAAGCGCTCGGCGCCCCCAGCCTCCTGCTGACCGGCACGCAGCTCTACGGCCGGTTTGGTTCGGCCATTGCACCCCTGGGCGACCTCAACCGGGACGGCTACAATG ATGTCGCCGTGGGGGCGCCCTACGGGGGTCTCAGCGGTCGGGGCCAAGTGCTGGTGTATCTGGGCGGGAGTGAGGGGCTTAGCTCCAGGCCCTCCCAGGTCCTGGACAGCCCCTTTCCCACGGGCTCTGCCTTCGGCTTCTCCCTGCGTGGTGCTGTGGACATCGACGACAATGGATATCCAG ACCTGCTAGTGGGAGCTTACGGGGACAGCAAGGTGGCTGTGTACAG ggcTCAGCCGGTAGTGACAGCTGCCCTCCAGCTGCTGGTACAAGACTCACTGAACCCCGCTGTCAAGAACTGTGTCCTGAGCCAGACCAACACCCCAGTGAGCTG CTTCAACGTGCAGCTGTGTGTGAGCATCAGCGGGCACAACATGCCGCCCAAGCTGC GCCTGGACGCCGAGCTGCAGCTGGACCGCCAGAAACCCCGCCAGGGCCGCCGTGCGCTGCTGCTGGACTCGCAGCAGGCGGGCACCACCCTGGGCCTGAACCTGGGCAGGGCGGACAGCCACGTGTGCCACTCCGTCACGGCCTTCCTCCGG GATGAGGCCGACTTCCGGGACAAGCTGAGCCCCATCGTGCTGAGCTTCAACGTGTCCCTGCACCCTGAGAAGGATGGACGAGCCCCCGCGCTGGTGCTGCATGGGGACACCCACGTCCAGGAGCAG ACCCAAATCATCCTGGACTGTGGCGACGATGACGTCTGTGTGCCCCAGCTTGAGGTCACGGCCAACGT GACAACAGGCTCCCCGCTCCTGATCGGGGCTGACAACGTGCTGGAGCTGCAGTTGCAGGCAGCCAACAAGGGCGAGGGGGCCTACGAGGCAGAGCTGGCCGTGCACCTGCCCCCGGGTGCCCACTACATGCGGGCCCTCAGTAATATGAAG GGCTCCGAGAGGCTTATCTGTAACcagaagaaggagaatgagaccaaGGTGGTGCTGTGCGAGCTGGGCAACCCCATGAGGAAGAATGCCCAG GTAGGAATCATGATGCTGGTGAGTGTGGGTCACCTGGAAGAGGCCGGGGAGCACGTGTCCTTCCGGCTGCAGATCAGGAG caagAACAGCCAGAACCCCAAAAGCGCCGTGGAGCTGCTGGAGGTGCCAGTCCGGGCAGGTGCCCGCTTGGAGCTGCGAGG AAACTCCTTCCCAGCCTCGCTGGTGGTGGCCGCGGAAGAAGGCAGCAGGGACAACAGCTCCGACAGCTGGGGCCCCAAAGTGGAGCACACTTACGAG CTGTATAACAATGGTCCTGGGTCTGTAAGTGGCCTCCAGCTAGAACTCCAGCTCCCCGGCCAGTCGGGGCCCTCTGACCTGCTCTACATCCTCAACGTACAGCCGCACGGGGGGCTGCAGTGCTCCCCACAGCCTTCTCCCAACCCCCTGAAG CTCGACtggaggctgcccacccccagcccttcccccgTGCCCTCGGCCCATCACAAGCGGGAGCGCAGGAGCTTGCTCCAGGCCAAGCAGCCGTCCAAGCTTCAGGACCCTGCACTGGTG AGCTGCGACTCGGTGGCGCCCTGTACAGTGGTGCAGTGTGAGCTGCAGGAGATGGCGCGAGGGCAGCGAGTCATGGTCACGGTGCTGGCGCTGCTGTGGTTGCCCAGCTTCCGGCAG AAGCCCCTAGAGCAGTTTGTGCTGCAGTCGCGCGCTTGGTTCAACGTGTCCTCCCTGCCCTACGCAGTGCCCGCTCTCAGCCTGCCCAGTGGGGAAGCTCGG GTCGAGACACAGCTGCTGCGGGTCCTGGAGGAAAGGGACGTCCCCATCTGGTGGGTGCTGGTCGGCGGGCTGGGCGGCCTGCTGCTCCTCACTCTCCTCATCCTCGCCATGTGGAAG